A region from the Aegilops tauschii subsp. strangulata cultivar AL8/78 chromosome 5, Aet v6.0, whole genome shotgun sequence genome encodes:
- the LOC120965419 gene encoding uncharacterized protein, with product MAVMDTAFKALTAGLGVATLYLAGSFSFNVYRGLAWHSEQSKLEKEKEKSED from the exons ATGGCGGTGATGGACACGGCGTTCAAGGCGCTGACGGCGGGGCTGGGCGTGGCGACGCTCTACCTGGCGGGCTCCTTCTCCTTCAACGTCTACCGCGGCCTCGCCTGGCACTCCGAGCAATCC AAGCTAGAAAAGGAAAAGGAGAAGAGTGAAGATTGA
- the LOC109780321 gene encoding dolichol-phosphate mannosyltransferase subunit 1 codes for MEKGGEADGGRPEYSIIVPTYNERLNVALIVYLIFKHLPDAKFEIIIVDDGSPDGTQDIVKQLQQVYGEDRVLLRARPRKLGLGTAYMHGLKHASGEFVVIMDADLSHHPKYLPSFIRKQKETGADIVTGTRYVSNGGVHGWNLMRKLTSRGANVLAQTLLQPGASDLTGSFRLYKRSVLEDVISSCVSKGYVFQMEMIVRATRKGYHIEEVPITFVDRVFGISKLGGSEIVGYLKGLVYLLLTT; via the exons ATGGAGAAGGGAGGGGAGGCGGACGGCGGCAGGCCGGAGTACAGCATCATCGTGCCCACCTACAACGAGCGCCTCAACGTCGCCCTCATCGTCTACCTCATCTTCAAGCACCTCCC GGATGCCAAGTTCGAAATCATTATTGTGGATGATGGAAGCCCCGATGGAACTCAAGACATTGTAAAGCAGCTGCAGCAAGTATATGGCGAAGATCGTGTT CTACTGCGagctagaccaaggaaactagGGCTTG GTACTGCATATATGCATGGATTAAAGCATGCTTCAGGGGAGTTCGTTGTTATAATGGATGCGGATCTATCTCATCAT CCAAAGTATTTGCCAAGCTTCATCAG GAAGCAAAAGGAAACCGGTGCTGACATTGTAACTGGCACCCGTTATGTTAGCAACGGCGGTGTCCATGGTTGGAATCTTATGCGGAAGTTGACCAGCAGGGGAGCAAATGTTCTAGCACAGACGTTGCTACAGCCTGGAGCTTCTGATCTGACTGGATCGTTTAG GCTATATAAGCGAAGTGTTTTGGAGGATGTCATCTCCTCCTGCGTCAGCAAGGGCTATGTATTCCAAATGGAGATGATTGTCAGGGCTACTAGGAAAGGTTATCACATTGAAGAG GTCCCAATCACTTTTGTAGACAGGGTCTTCGGAATCTCAAAGCTCGGTGGATCCGAAATTGTTGGATATTTGAAAGGCCTTGTGTATCTGTTGCTCACAACATAG